AAGCTCAACGTGCTGATCGGCGGGGCCGCCGTCTTCCTGGTCATAGCGCTGGGCATTCTCGGCTGGGTACTCGTCAAGGGCGGCGATGGCGGGTCCGAGCTGGCCACCGCGCAGGAGGACGAATCGGCCCAGGTCGACGATCGTGATGCGAAGAGGTCCAAGGGCAACGATCCGGATGAAGCCGACCGTGATGCGGACGCCGGAGGCCAAGTCACCCCGCCCAAGTCGAATACGACGGCAGCCGGTGGAACCGGACAGGGCACGGGTGGCGCTGCCACTACGACCCCTGGCGGGGGAACCAGCGCGTCCGGTGGCACGTCCCCGGTCGTCCCGGTCGACGTGTCGGTATCCAACACCCGTGAATCGGTTGCGTCGCTTCGCTGCACGCGCCAACCCTTAGGCTATTACGGTGACCAGCTGATCGATGGAGATCCGCAGACCGGCTGGGGGGCATCCAAGAGCGACGGGTCGGGTCAGACGGCCCGGTTCAACTTCGGTGGGAGCAAGCAGATTTCCACGGTGGGTATCACACCTGGATACATCCGGGTCGCCGAGCGGGCCGATGCCAACTGCGCCGTTGTCTCGGCATTTCCCTACAACCGGTTTGTCGATTCGGTCCGGTGGGAGTTTGAGGATGGCTCTTCGGAGGTGCAGACCTTCGAGCAGCGGGGAGAGATGCAGACGATAGAGGTCGACAAGCAGACGTCATTTGTACGGATGGTGATCCTCTCGACCACACGTCCTCCTGGGGCCGACGACGACACCGTGATCTCTGAGGCTGAGTTCACCGGTACGCCATGAGAGTTCTTCTGCGGTCTGGGATCGTGGCGGTGCTGGTCACGGCCCTGGGAGCATTGCTCACTGGGACAGCGACGGCCAGTCCGCGGCAGGGCCCTTCGCCCGAGACCGTGGCGCTGCGTTTTGAATCGAAGATCGGCGACCTCGGTGACGCCGCATTCGCTGAGCAGGCTTTGGCCACTTTGAACGATCCCCGGGGATGGGGGCAGGCGGGCTTTTCGTTTCGATCGGATCCCTCCAGCTCGTACCGGGTGGTGCTTGCGGAACCGGCCGACGTCGATGCGCTGTGCCTGCCGCTCGTCACCGGAGGGCGTGTGAGCTGCCAGAACGGCGATGTGGTCGCCATCAACGCCAACAGGTGGCGTAACGCAACCGATGACTGGGACAAGGGTGCTGACGCGTACCGGTAGTACGTCATCAACCACGAGGTTGGGCACCTGATCGGCCAGTTTCACCCGGAGAATCGGTGCCCGCGCCCGGGCGAGCCTGAAGCGGTGATGGCCCAGCAGACCAAGGGCCTTGAAGGGTGTCAGGGCAATCCGTGGCCGCTTGACTGGGAGATTGCCGGGGCCTCCGTGCGCCCGGTTGACTACGCCCCGACGCCGGACGTCAAGCCGGCGGTACGCGCAGTCAACCCCGGCGGCGGGGTGCCTGGCAGCGCAGCGCCAGCGACGACCGCTGCTCCGCCGCCGACCAACGGTCAGGTTCCTGCCACCGAAGCCCCGGCGACCGTCGACGACGGCGGTGCTCCCGTCGATCCTGAGGGCCGGACCGATGACAACACGGCCATCGAGGATTCCCCGGTCGGGGATAGCCTGACCGAGAAGCAACCGCTCTCTGGGTTGGCGACCGACGCTGCCAGGGACGGTGACGGTTCTCGCTTGCCGGCGGTCATAGTTCTGAGCTTCCTGGCGATCACTCTGGTCACCTTGGGCGTTGCCCTTCTCCTGCGATGGCGCTCCAACCGCCGCCAGGCCTGGGACCCCTCTGACGACACCGTCGATCTGGAGGCTCCGCCTGTGATGGCGGTGTACACTCCGGACCACGCCGAGGGTTGGGAGTCCGAGTCGATCGACGACCTGTTTGGCTGGTCGGTGGAGCTTGGCGGAGGAGCGGGGCGGACCGCTGGGGTGACCTGGGCGGTCCCCTCCCGTTGGGACTCGCATCAGACTGCCGACTTTGTGGCTGGTCTCACAAGCTTGGACCAACACAGCGTCAACCCGGACGAGGTGGCGACAGAAATCTCCAGCATGCTCCGGTCGAGACCCGGCCTCCGCCCTCGAGAAGGTGAAGGTCTCGGCGTGATCATGGTCGGTTCGAGCCAGCTGGTTGCAGCCGTGTTGGGTGCAGCCGAGGTGGTGGAGCACCGAGGCGATCGGACGAGTCGCACGCGACGCCAAGGTGTCGTCCGTCTGAGGGGTGACGGCGAGGGTGCTCTCGAAGTCGTGCTCAGCCAATCAGGCAACGACTGGCCGACGGCAAGCGTGACCGTTCGGGAGCAGAGCAGGGTGTCGGGTACTGGGCCAAGCGGCGAAACGCCAGCGGTCTCGGTGCTGCCCGGGTAGTAGGTTGGAACTCACTGTTCATGTTCAGGACCACGTGATGATTGAGGCTCGACCCTTCGAATTGGGCGGTGTGGCTGGGGCTGTCGGGCAGCGACGGCAACGTCGAGACGGCGACCGGGCAAGCCGTCCCAAGCACTGATCGGCCGAGCACGACGTCAACGACTCCGCCGACAGCGCCGCCGGGTGCGGCCGACGTCTCGTCCGAGCCGGCACCGGATGACGGCCCGACGGCGAGACAGGCCCCCCCAGGCGCAGACCCCGCCAAGGTGCAGGAACCGAGCAGGTTTGTCTTTCCGGTGAAGTCACCGGACGCCAGGTACGACCAGGGCCATCACGACTACCCGGCGGCCGACATGTTCGCCCAGTGCGGCTCTCCGGTGCTGGCGGTGACAGATGGAACGGTTGAGGAGGTCGAAACGGTCGATACCTGGGACTCGTCTAACCCCGGTGGCGGGACCAAAAGCGGTCTAATGGTGGCGCTGGTCGACAGTCGAGGGGTGCGCTATTACGGCAGCCACATGGCGTCGATCTCGGTTGGTGTCGGTGACGTGCTGGCCGCCGGCGACCAAATCGGCACGGTCGGAGAGACGGGCAATGCCGCAGGTACCGGATGTCACCTGCACTTCGGGTTGTCACCGGTGTGCCTCACCGGCTGGGAGCACCGGAGGGGCCATGTTCCTCCCCAGCCATTCCTCGACGCATGGCGGACTGGCCAGGCGCTCGACCCGCTCGAGGAAGTCATGGCTATCCTGCGCATAGCCTGCCCTTGTGAGGCGGCGGTGGGGTGAACCAGGCGGCTAGAACCGGTTGGTTTCGGTCGCTACCCACGTATTCGTACCGGGCAGTATCAGCAGGCCAGCTATCGCGATGGCACCAATCAACCCGATCACCCATATGCCGCTGGTTTCGATCACCATGTACAGGCCTACGAGTACCGTGATAGGCGCCAGTTGCAAGGAACGCTGGCTCGTGAGCTTGTTGGGAGAGTGCGACTGAATTGGTTCGGGAACGCCCCCAGGCTTGGCGCTCACCGTGTCGACCACCGGGTTGGTGAACGCACTTTTGAGACAAGGATTGCCGGGAGCCCAACGGGCATTCATGCAGCCTGGGATCATGCCAGAAGGCGCCCCTCCATCAACCGGATTGGGCGACAGCGGCCATCGGTGCCGCAGCGGCGCCTTTGGTGCCGATCGGCGCCAAAGTCAGGTCTAGTTGCCGTGCCACGCCGCCGATGACGACGATCACGATCCCGAGCGCAAAGCCGACCGCTCCGACCCCGATTCCGGCAAGGTCGAGAACCCCCGGTGTTGCTCGCCTCCGTGTCGAGGTCGAAAAAGATCTTGTCGCCCTTTTCGCCGTTGGCCCGCTGATGTCCTCTCACCGCAAAGTCGACGGCGTCCCAATCGTGGCAACCCAGGCCACGCTTCCGATGATCGAGAGCAGCGAGAAGAGTGCGCCGGCCACGATCAGGAGCCGTGCCAGCCCCCGCAGCGGGCGGTTGGACGCCGTCGACATGATCGGCACGAGCGCTGAGACCGGGACGGTACCAATGTCGCCGTGCTCCGGGCTGACCTGCGCACCCCAGGGACGGCGTTCTGCCCGGGCGTACCTTGGTCCATGTCGTCGTGAGCGTACCAGTTCATGTTCGCATCCTAGGAGGTCCGCAGTGGTAGCCAATACGAAAGGAGACCCTTATGAAGGGTAAGCTTCCGTCAGCATGAGACGATCCTCCATGGCAATCGCGGCCACTTTTGCGCTCGGGTTGACAGGGGCATGCGGGGGCGTGTCGGACGACGCTCGGCAGGCTGGAAGCCCCTAAAGATGGGCGCCTCACGACTTCAACATCTAGCTCGGTGGCGGCATCGACGACGGTCGAGGTGACGGCCGCTACCTCGCCACCACAGGATGTGTCGCGCACCACGACCGCCGTTCCGGTCGGCTCGGCGCCACTGGAAGCTTTGAGGGGTCGGGGTGTGGATCGACGTTACGAGTGGTCGCCGAGCTCAACCGACGCTCGCCCGGGGTCACCCCTGATCAGGTGGCCGACATGGCCGCTGCGGGCATGACCACCCTGTACATCCAATCCGCTCGCACCAGCAGGGCAGTCGATGTCGCCGATCCCGAAAGGTTCCGCGAGTTCGTCGACGCTTCACACGCGCACGACATGGACGTTGTGTCTTGGTATCTCCCCAACCACACCGATCCGGAGACGGACCTCCGTCGGGTGCTGGCGCCCCTCGACTACGGGGTCGATGGCATCGGGATCGACCTGGAGAGCAAGAACCTGGCTGATCGAGCTTTGCGCAACGAGCGTGCCATCGAACTGGTGCGCAACGCCGCGGACCTGGCGAGCGACGTACCGGTCGGGGCGGTCGTGTTCGCACCGCAGGCGCTCTCTCGCTACGAGCCCGAAACCTGGCCCGATTTTCCTTGGGCCGAAGTGGCCGCCGAGGCCGACCTGATGGTCCCGATGGCTTACTGGACGATCTACGCCGATGAGTTTCCGGAATCGGACGACCCGGTCGCCTATACGGCCGAGACCCTGGCATCGTTGCGATCGCTGGTGGGACCAGACACGCCGATTCACTCAGCCGGTGGGCTTCTGGGCGATTCTGATGTTGAGGAGGTGACGGCAGCGGTCCAGACCGCCCGCGAGGCGGGTGCGATCGGCGTGTCATTGTACTCCTGGTCCGGCGTGAAGCCGGGGCGGTTGGTGTCCATGCAGGAGGAATCTCGTTGAGCAAATGAACAGCCGTTGGGTGGGGCCGAACCAGTGAGGTTGGCAGCCGCCCGACGCCTCCACCATCGGGATGGGCGTGGGTACGCAGATGACGATGCCAAACGATCGCCCGGCCCAGGCAGCCCCAAGAAGCGTTGGCCTTATGTGGTGCTGATCGCCGTCAGCCTGACACTGGTTGCGGTCAGCGGCACGTTGATCGCGCTGAGCCTTGCGGACAAGGGCGACAAGGTCACTACCAACAGCGAAGAAGCGACACCCACGCCGAAGCAGCCGACAACCGATCGAGATGGATCAGGCGAGGAAGCCGACCGCACCAGCGAGGACGCCACGCGTGACGCCGAAGCTGACGACACGAGCGTCACCCTCGCCGAGCGCACGTCCCCCTCAGCGGGAGTGGACAACGGCGAGGAGCCGCCAGCGCAGCGGCCTCCGACGATGCGAACCTGGAAAGTGAGGCCGCCATTGGTGACTACACGCTGGGCATCATCAGCTTCGACGTTCCCTCCGGCTTTACCCCGACCGTGGTGGCCGAACGGCG
This window of the Candidatus Microthrix subdominans genome carries:
- a CDS encoding DUF3152 domain-containing protein, with product MAVLVTALGALLTGTATASPRQGPSPETVALRFESKIGDLGDAAFAEQALATLNDPRGWGQAGFSFRSDPSSSYRVVLAEPADVDALCLPLVTGGRVSCQNGDVVAINANRWRNATDDWDKGADAYR
- a CDS encoding M23 family metallopeptidase, coding for MKSPDARYDQGHHDYPAADMFAQCGSPVLAVTDGTVEEVETVDTWDSSNPGGGTKSGLMVALVDSRGVRYYGSHMASISVGVGDVLAAGDQIGTVGETGNAAGTGCHLHFGLSPVCLTGWEHRRGHVPPQPFLDAWRTGQALDPLEEVMAILRIACPCEAAVG